From Methanosarcina lacustris Z-7289, one genomic window encodes:
- a CDS encoding DUF2953 domain-containing protein: MLAIYFFLLVFLLVLFILFTAIVLTFKLKVLSVEEKNELGGTFTVKWFLFSHTFLIGEPKEKKGPEQTESKAEDLLKAEHKMQAEKRREPEEQKPEEKTVIIEGKEKAEIKEKAEIKEKAEIKEKAEIKEKAEIKEKAEIKEKAEIKEKTEIREKAEIREKAEIKEKAEIREKAEIKEKAEIKEKRGIFDRIRRKKRVSTEGEVEAKKEMTTGEKLHWGLEAYKALRKPLFRLFSDMFNAIKIKNLKADITFGLSDPADTGLLCGVIHALLGTVYSRCRSCSFSVSPVFMESLLDFRGSAEIRIKIYSLIFPFLKFIFNGKTLSFTYSIVKEKLWGSPKVNS; encoded by the coding sequence ATGCTTGCCATCTACTTCTTCCTTCTAGTTTTTCTGCTGGTCTTATTCATACTTTTTACAGCTATAGTCCTCACTTTCAAGCTCAAGGTTCTGAGCGTGGAAGAAAAGAACGAACTCGGGGGCACGTTTACTGTAAAATGGTTTTTGTTTTCCCATACCTTTTTGATCGGAGAGCCGAAGGAAAAAAAAGGACCTGAACAAACTGAAAGCAAAGCAGAAGACCTTCTAAAAGCAGAACACAAAATGCAGGCAGAAAAACGCAGGGAGCCTGAAGAACAGAAACCTGAAGAGAAAACAGTAATTATTGAGGGCAAAGAAAAAGCCGAGATTAAAGAAAAAGCCGAGATTAAAGAAAAAGCCGAGATTAAAGAAAAAGCTGAGATTAAAGAGAAAGCTGAGATTAAAGAGAAAGCTGAGATTAAAGAGAAAGCTGAGATTAAAGAAAAAACTGAGATTAGAGAAAAAGCTGAGATTAGAGAAAAAGCTGAAATTAAAGAGAAAGCTGAGATTAGAGAAAAAGCTGAAATTAAAGAGAAAGCTGAGATTAAAGAAAAAAGAGGAATATTTGACCGAATAAGAAGGAAAAAAAGAGTTAGTACGGAAGGTGAGGTGGAGGCAAAGAAAGAAATGACCACCGGGGAAAAACTTCACTGGGGACTGGAAGCTTACAAAGCCCTTCGAAAACCTCTGTTCCGCTTGTTTTCCGATATGTTTAACGCAATAAAAATCAAAAACCTGAAAGCTGACATTACCTTCGGGCTTTCCGACCCCGCGGATACGGGACTGCTTTGTGGAGTTATACATGCCCTCCTGGGAACGGTTTACAGCCGTTGTCGGAGCTGTAGTTTTTCTGTATCTCCTGTGTTTATGGAGTCATTGCTGGATTTCCGGGGGAGTGCGGAGATCCGTATAAAAATATATTCACTGATTTTTCCATTCCTTAAATTTATATTTAACGGGAAAACTTTATCTTTTACTTATTCGATTGTTAAGGAAAAACTTTGGGGTAGTCCGAAGGTTAACTCCTAA
- a CDS encoding beta-ribofuranosylaminobenzene 5'-phosphate synthase yields MINVVSPSRLHLTLIDLNAEIGRVDGGVGITLESPSLEISAAEADAVEVVGDSILAGRIQKAAKAVLPAGKGIRIHIKRDLSDHVGLGSGTQAALSAATAVNEIYGLGKSVRELAVIVGRGGTSGIGVAAFESGGFILDGGHKFKNKGAFSPSAASHMPPGPVLFRRDFPDWHIVLAIPNTKGVHDAEEVDIFKKVCPIPLKEVQEISHVILMQMLPAIIEEDLVSFGRAVNHFQTVGFKKREVELQPQAVIDAMKYMQDNGASGAGVSSFGPVVYGIVGSPGEGKKLQKEVQSLLDESLGGKVLITKAKNRGADIFGGSN; encoded by the coding sequence ATGATTAATGTAGTGTCTCCATCCAGACTGCATCTTACCCTTATTGATCTCAATGCAGAAATTGGCAGGGTTGATGGGGGTGTAGGAATTACACTCGAGTCACCCAGCTTGGAAATTTCAGCAGCTGAAGCGGATGCTGTTGAAGTGGTAGGGGATTCCATTCTCGCAGGCAGGATTCAAAAAGCAGCAAAAGCTGTGCTTCCTGCAGGGAAAGGCATCAGGATTCATATTAAAAGGGACCTTTCTGACCACGTAGGGCTCGGCTCCGGAACCCAGGCCGCACTTTCGGCAGCAACAGCTGTAAATGAAATTTACGGACTTGGAAAAAGTGTCCGGGAACTCGCAGTTATTGTAGGTAGAGGCGGGACGTCCGGAATCGGGGTTGCTGCCTTCGAAAGCGGAGGTTTTATTCTGGATGGGGGGCACAAATTCAAGAATAAAGGTGCATTTTCTCCTTCCGCGGCCAGTCATATGCCTCCGGGACCTGTGCTTTTCAGGAGGGACTTTCCTGACTGGCATATTGTCCTTGCAATTCCCAATACCAAAGGGGTCCATGACGCAGAAGAGGTTGATATTTTCAAAAAAGTCTGTCCCATCCCTCTTAAGGAAGTCCAGGAAATCTCTCATGTAATTCTCATGCAGATGCTCCCTGCGATAATCGAAGAAGATCTGGTAAGTTTCGGCAGGGCAGTTAACCATTTCCAGACAGTGGGCTTTAAAAAGCGGGAAGTTGAACTGCAGCCCCAGGCTGTAATCGATGCCATGAAATATATGCAGGACAACGGAGCCAGCGGGGCAGGAGTAAGTTCTTTCGGGCCTGTCGTCTACGGGATTGTCGGGAGTCCGGGGGAAGGCAAAAAACTCCAGAAAGAAGTCCAGAGTCTGCTTGACGAATCCCTTGGCGGGAAAGTACTGATTACAAAGGCGAAGAACCGGGGCGCGGACATCTTCGGAGGTTCCAATTGA